A single Eleginops maclovinus isolate JMC-PN-2008 ecotype Puerto Natales chromosome 5, JC_Emac_rtc_rv5, whole genome shotgun sequence DNA region contains:
- the mrpl4 gene encoding LOW QUALITY PROTEIN: large ribosomal subunit protein uL4m (The sequence of the model RefSeq protein was modified relative to this genomic sequence to represent the inferred CDS: inserted 1 base in 1 codon), producing the protein MFRCSVVFCGRGAAKRFASSFSSQNALPPNLLLPTNLVDPGRLKRGPPPADSPLPLLRRCDAAVPAHLTPLQTWVDTLESRDGEPLGLTQLHPDVFAVPPRLDILHQVETWQRNFKRVSHAHTKVRGEVRGGGKKPWNQKGSGRARHGXIRSPLWRGGGVSNGPRGPTSYFYMLPMKVRVQGLKVALSSKMAQEYLYVVDSLNIPSPDPQYLLDLIKQKHWGQSVLIVDIGDDFSENILQATANLKTVNIIPAVGLNVHSMLKHEALVLTLDTVRFLEGKLLWHDERFSALYPFSLPYSDLP; encoded by the exons ATGTTTCGGTGCTCTGTGGTGTTTTGTGGAAGAGGAGCCGCTAAAAGG ttCGCCTCGTCGTTCTCCAGTCAGAACGCTCTGCCTCCAAATCTACTGCTGCCCACCAACCTGGTGGATCCGGGCCGATTAA AGCGGGGTCCTCCCCCTGCAGactccccccttcctctcctcaggAGGTGTGATGCTGCGGTTCCTGCTCACCTGACCCCCCTGCAGACGTGGGTGGACACCCTGGAGAGTCGGGACGGAGAGCCGCTGGGTTTGACTCAGCTCCACCCGGACGTCTTCGCCGTGCCTCCGAG gCTCGATATTCTCCACCAGGTTGAAACGTGGCAGAGAAACTTTAAAAGAGTC AGCCACGCACACACAAAGGTGAGGGGGGAGgtcagagggggaggaaagaaGCCGTGGAACCAGAAGGGAAGTGGAAGAGCTCGACACG GCATCCGGTCCCCACTATGGAGAGGAG GGGGGGTCTCTAACGGACCCAGAGGGCCGACCAGTTATTTCTACATGTTACCCATGAAGGTCCGAGTGCAGGGACTCAAAGTGGCTCTGAGCTCCAAGATGGCTCAG GAGTACCTGTATGTAGTGGACTCCCTGAACATCCCCTCCCCCGACCCTCAGTACCTGCTGGACCTgatcaaacagaaacactggGGACAGTCGGTGTTGATAGTGGACAT AGGGGACGACTTCTCTGAGAACATCCTGCAGGCCACGGCCAACCTGAAGACAGTCAACATTATTCCTGCTGTCG GTCTGAACGTGCACAGCATGCTGAAACACGAGGCCCTCGTCCTGACTCTGGACACCGTCCGGTTCCTGGAGGGGAAGCTGCTCTGGCACGACGAGCGCTTCAGCGCCCTGTACCCGTTCTCCCTGCCGTACTCCGATCTCCCGTGA
- the hyls1 gene encoding glutamic acid-rich protein isoform X1 gives MYKMYGTRWEEASSGDTNSLNSSFWSDGERQEDEEEVKVEVERVIRKEDFQPEEEEIERVNRKENFKPEEEEIERVNREEDFISVSDAEETYQEEEDKIKGVTGKEVSKSVSHTDQDSPEKDEEVQQHEEDSDSVGNEKDSYQDDEDGIKRGVCSDAEDSLQETSEDEEMSEEDYESVGDAEDSYQESSEEEEEVNNERVIDKEESKSVRHAEESHQESPEEEDSEVVANAEESYQEEEEEIERVMVSEVSRSVSDAEESYQDFFESEEEVDMSEEDSETCGHAVESYQEKEGMMKPPICKKESNPVVDAEDSFHETSDEEEMSDEDSEAFGDAEDHETSEEEEDQINRVIDKKDSKPVDDTENSYHETSEGKKVEIKQRISQEESKAAAHAEDSLHEASEEKSPDLNNHRRISRKSFEGGRSDDEENVTSDSPAPSLMTSDYGTYRPEEQEGGEYRDDQTIAEFDQDSRGDLSEMRGEEEDGRSLFSFGGFDIEPTSEEDVENRPLSVLADEEPEANVGNEGVLKEEVEVKPDEDKAQAEEEKYEGDLHAASDELKDRLDGSNMRDGSDDAEKQNERLQEEKQDHKEESDDLEESSSNKDIKFIDSKVDFSQMSYNEMCAEWEGNLRHRPDAASFLEERLDDLRLSPSAQRDFETANEDASGQSDTQSSELEDGSMSAFESYIRGMTRAKSDGDLRPKPKSFIRPVMSQQTLKKTDPVAKYFQYKQLWEMFKLPGESDRRAIRMEIKEQLAYQPPPPKPRRVFVPNTYVVPTEKKRSALRWEIRNDLANGLLPHRFSYR, from the exons ATGTACAAAATGTACGGCACCCGGTGGGAAGAGGCGAGCAGCGGCGACACAAACTCTCTCAACTCCTCCTTTTGGTCCGacggagagagacaggaagacgAAGAAGAGGTAAAAGTGGAGGTTGAGCGAGTGATCCGGAAGGAAGACTTCCaacctgaggaggaagagattgAGAGAGTGAACCGGAAGGAAAACTTCAaacctgaggaggaagagattgAGAGAGTGAACAGGGAGGAAGACTTCATATCTGTTAGTGATGCAGAGGAAACGTaccaggaggaagaggacaagATTAAGGGAGTGACCGGCAAGGAAGTGTCCAAATCTGTCAGTCATACAGACCAGGATTCCCCAGAGAAGGATGAGGAAGTGCAACAGCATGAGGAAGACTCTGATAGTGTTGGGAATGAGAAGGACTCTtaccaggatgatgaagatgggaTTAAGCGAGGGGTTTGTTCAGATGCAGAGGACTCTCTCCAAGAGACTTCAGAGGACGAAGAGATGAGCGAGGAAGACTATGAAAGTGTTGGCGATGCAGAGGACTCTTACCAGGAATcctcagaggaggaagaggaggtgaatAATGAGCGAGTGATTGACAAGGAAGAGTCTAAATCTGTCCGGCATGCAGAGGAGTCTCACCAGGAATCCCCAGAAGAGGAAGACTCTGAAGTTGTGGCCAATGCAGAGGAATCTTaccaggaggaagaggaggaaattgAGCGAGTGATGGTCAGCGAAGTGTCCAGAAGTGTTAGCGACGCAGAGGAATCTTACCAGGATTTCTTCGAGAGTGAAGAGGAGGTAGACATGAGTGAGGAAGACTCTGAAACCTGTGGGCATGCAGTTGAGTCTTACCAGGAGAAAGAAGGGATGATGAAGCCACCGATTTGCAAGAAAGAGTCCAACCCTGTTGTGGATGCAGAGGATTCTTTCCACGAGACTTCAGACGAGGAAGAAATGAGCGACGAAGACTCGGAAGCCTTTGGCGATGCTGAGGACCATGAGActtcagaggaggaagaggaccaGATAAATCGAGTGATCGACAAGAAAGACTCCAAACCTGTTGATGATACAGAGAACTCTTACCATGAAACATCGGAGGGTAAGAAGGTGGAGATTAAACAAAGGATCAGCCAGGAAGAATCCAAAGCTGCTGCCCATGCTGAGGACTCGCTTCATGAGGCTTCAGAGGAGAAAAGTCCAGATCTGAACAACCATAGAAGAATCAGCAGGAAGAGTTTTGAAGGTGGAAGAAGTGATGATGAAGAAAATGTTACCTCTGATAGTCCAGCTCCAAGTCTGATGACCTCCGACTACGGCACCTACAGACCGGAGGAGCAAGAGGGAGGAGAGTACAGGGACGACCAAACCATCGCAGAGTTCGATCAGGACAGTCGAGGAGATCTGTCGGAGATGAGaggcgaggaggaggacggTCGCTCGCTCTTCAGCTTCGGAGGGTTTGACATCGAACCCACCAGCGAAGAAGACGTCGAGAATCGTCCTCTGAGCGTGTTAGCGGACGAAGAGCCAGAAGCTAACGTTGGGAATGAGGGTGTTTTGAAAGAAGAGGTTGAGGTGAAACCAGACGAAGATAAAGCccaggcagaggaggagaaatatgaagggGATCTGCATGCAGCGTCTGATGAGCTGAAAGACAGATTGGACGGGAGTAACATGAGAGATGGGAGTGatgatgcagagaaacaaaatgaaaggcTCCAAGAAGAAAAGCAGGACCATAAGGAGGAGTCGGATGATCTGGAGGAGTCTTCCAGCAACAAAGACATCAAGTTCATCGACTCTAAAGTGGATTTCAGCCAGATGTCGTACAACGAGATGTGTGCCGAGTGGGAGGGGAACCTCAGACACAGGCCGG ACGCAGCGAGCTTTCTGGAGGAGCGTCTGGACGATCTGCGTTTATCTCCGTCGGCTCAGCGGGACTTTGAGACTGCGAACGAAGACGCCAGCGGTCAGAGCGACACGCAGAGCTCGGAGCTGGAGGATGGCTCTATGAGTGCCTTTGAATCCTACATCAGAGGCATG ACTCGGGCTAAAAGTGACGGCGACCTCCGGCCCAAACCTAAATCCT TCATCAGACCAGTGATGAGTCAGCAAACTCTAAAGAAGACGGACCCGGTTGCCAA GTACTTCCAGTATAAGCAGCTCTGGGAAATGTTCAAACTTCCAGGAGAGAGCGACAGGAGAGCCATCCGCATGGAGATAAag GAACAACTTGCATACCAACCCCCCCCG ccTAAACCTCGGAGGGTCTTCGTGCCGAACACCTACGTGGTGCCGACGGAGAAGAAGCGCTCCGCTCTGCGATGGGAGATCAGGAACGATTTAGCCAACGGGCTGCTCCCGCACAGATTCAGCTACAGATAA